The genomic stretch TTATTAATAGCCAAAAATTCAATGAATTGATCCATAAAGTTCCGGTCCATAAAGGTGTGGCGAGACATGTTTACGAAAAAGCTAAGACTTGGATCTGTTTTTTTATGTTTAAGGATCTGGATGCCTCTGAATAAAAGATAATTATCGAGAACAGAAACGAGTCTATGCTCTTCACAAATTTTAATATATTCAGCGGGTTTTAAGAGTTTTCCATCTGCAGCAGTCAGGCGTGAGAATAATTCATACGATACGCGCTTACGATGAGGTAACTTAACCAACGGTTGTAAGTACATATCAATTCTATTTTCTTTAACAGCCTCACGAATCATGACAATTTTTTCTTGAGCGCGTTCAGCCTCAGCCGTTTTTCCGCCAGCTCTATTTTGATTTGGGATGTCATTGACGGTCAGGATTGCTTCTTTAACACGCGTAAAGATGCGATCTCTTAAGTAATCTATAATGTTTGCTTCTTTTAACAACTTTTCCTCCACGTCGATTTCTATGTCGTTTTTTACATCATAATCAAAAATCGTTTCAAATTGCTCAGCTATTTTTCTAATTTTTTGCGGATCAAGTTCAGAAAAGCGATTGACAAATATACGACTCATAATGGCAAGCTTTTCATACTTTTTCCGAAAGTGCCTCTCTCTACGTCTAAACAGAATAAAGCTATGGATAAAGAGGGCTAGAAACAAGAAGGAAGAGGTGAGGGATATCTTTAGATTATCAGCTAGATCAGGCTGTAGATAACCAATAATTTCGAAAAGAGAAATCGAAAAAAGAGGGTATAAAAGGATACCAAGTAACAGATGGTGAAAAGGTTTCATGAGTTATTCCTAAGAACGTCATGATAACCTTAACACACAAAAGATAAATAAATGATTATGAGGCTAGCTGTTATATGTTTTAAGATCGAGCTGTTGTTCACTTTTATCGACAACAATTGTAATTGCAGCATCGCCCGTAATGTTCACAACGGTTCTGAACATGTCTAAAATACGATCGACACCTAGAATAACAGCAATGCCTTCAATTGGGATTCCAACAGAAGAGAGAACCATTCCCATGAAAATGATTGAGCCACTTGGGATTCCTGCTGCGCCGATAGAGCCTAGAGTGCAGTTGAACATCAAAATGCAATAATCTGTTGCGGTGAGGTGAATGCCATACATTTGCGCGAAGAAAACTGAAGCAATTCCTAGATAAATTGCTGTTCCAACCATGTTAACACAGGCGCCGAGAGGCATCATGAAGTTGCTCGTACTTGGTGAGACGCCCATTTTCTCTTGAAGTTCACGCATAGCTGTTGTCAGTGTTGCTTTTGTACTGCTTGTGGAAAAAGCCATAATCTGTGTTGGAAGCATCTTGCGATAAAATGGCAAAGGAGAGATTCGGGCAAAGAGTATCATCAGTAGGCCAAAAATTAAATATTGGAAGAAGCAAGCGGCAATAACAAGTCCAACTAGTTTTATGAGGCTTAAAATCACATCATAACCAGTTGTGCCAACAAGCGATGCGATAAAGCCAAATACGGCTAATGGTGCAAAACGCACAAGCCATTCAATCATCTTAAAGGTAACATGAGCCATCTCTTGGTTGATTTCTTTGACGCGTGTTGTCTTCCAATGAATGTTGTTCATGACAACGCCCGTAAAGATCGCAAAAATAACAATTTGAATGTAGTTATCTTCAGCAATTGCATTCACGATATTCGCAGGAATCAGGTTGAATAAAAAATCTTGTATTGTCATGATTGTGCTTGATGTAAAGTCCATATCAGATGTATCAATGACGGGCTTAGGAACTCCAACACCAGGTTGAAAAATATTGGCCAAGATTAAGCCAAATGCAACAGCGATAACCGATGTGAGGATATAAGCCGCAGATCCTTTTAAAGCAATCCCTTTGAAGTGATGTGAGGCCGTAAGGCTTGTAATACCAGAAATGAGAGCGAAAAAAATCAGAGGAGAGACAACCATTTTAATCAGACGAATAAAGATAGTCCCAAAAATTTTCAAAAATTCAGCGTCTTGCTCGAAGATAGCGCCAACGATAATACCTAGGAGAAGGCCAACAAGAACTTGCTGCCACATATTAAGTCCTAAAATACGCCATTCTTTGGCAATCGGTTCTTTTGAGACTTCCTCCATTTGTGAGGAGTCTTGTGTTGTCGTTTTTAAATTCATTAAGCCATTCCTTTTTAATTCAGCTATTTAAGGGGTGGATATATTTTTTAATTAATCCTTCATCATGTACAATTTTATACCATAAGCTATAACAGAGATGATTGTCAAAAGAACAATAATAATTTGTAAATTTGTGACAGCAGAATAACTTGATTCTGCAGTTTTTTCAGATAGATAGCCTATTTGTAAAAGGATAAACATCCAGAGCAATCCACCGATAGATGTATAAATAACAAACGATTTAAATTTAAAACGGGCTATACCAGCCACAAATCCGATGTAATGACGGATACCAATGAGAAGGCGCCCGATAAAAACAGAAAAGGCGCCGTATTTTGCAAAAAAAGCTTCTGTTTTTTCAAGGAAATCATGTTTGATAAAGACGTATTTACCGTATTTTTCAAGGAGTGTACGTCCGAAGCGATAGCCTATCCAATAGTTAATGATCGAGCCTACAACAACGCCGGCGGTAGATGAAACCAAGACTCCCCAATAATTTAATTCGCCCTGCGCAGCTAAAATACCTGCGGGGATCATTGTGAGTTCTGCTGGCATAGGTACAAAGGTACTTTCAATCATTGTTGTTAGAAAAATGCCTGGATAACTCCAAGAGTCAACCAAATTTAACCACGAATCTACCAAATATAACAATGTATCCATCTATACAAACAACCTATCTCGTGCCAAAATGAAAAAAAACTTTTAGAAGGGCAAAAGGCCATTTTAAAAGTTTAGAGCGTAAACATGATTGAGCCTAGCACAGGCTTCTGCAAATCTCAAGCTAAACTGATGTGCCAAACAAGAAATCCTGCCAGATGGCAGGATTTCTAATGATTAAGAGCTTTTGATCTTATTTTCTTCTTAAGAATGCTACTGATACAAGCCCTAAGAAGAGGAGTGATGCAAGAGCTGGCTCAGGTGTCGGATTAGGTTGTTCACATGTTTCTGTTTCACATGCCGCTCTTTGAAGAGGAGGATCCACAAATGTTGCATAAAGTGTGTTTCCAATGATTTGGTAGCCAATTGTGTAACCAGGATACTGTAGTGTTGTGTTGAAGTTATTCACAAAGGCGAGCAGATCACCTGTTATAGAGGACCCTGTGATCAATGGAAGAAGATAGAGAGGACCATTAACTGTTATATCTTGATAGCTGAGAGATGTGATGCTCTGGAAATCTGTGAGCTGGAAGATAAGGTTCAGTGTAACGCCTGTGAGATCCCACGCTGAGTTTCCGATAATTTGGTCATAAGCACTTGTGCTCCAAATATCTAAGCTAATGGTTCCACCGTTATTTGTGATGATGCCATCGTTAAATGTCATGGTTTCTGGAGCTGGTGTTGTGCCGTTATTATCTGTACCGATTTGTCCAGTATTAGTCATGTCGCCATTGAAGGTGCTGCCATCCCCGCCATATGTACCTGTGTTTGTGAAAATGCCTTCACTGTCAAAAGTACCGCCGGTGTTATCAATTTTACCTTCGTTTTTGAATGTTGAGTCGGCTGTGACTGTTGTTGTGCCGTTGTTATTGTAAGTGCCGCTATTGGTGTTGTTACTGCCGCCAGAGGCTACAACAGATCCGCCTGAATTGTTATTGAATGTGCCGCCAGCATTGTTTGCAAAGCTGCCGCCATTGTTTAAGAATGATCCGCCACTATGGTTTGTGAATGAACCATTGTTCGCAAAATGACTGCTCGGTTTATTTGAGAAAACGCCATAGTTTTTGAATGATCCTGTCATAGCGTTTTTAAATGTCCCACTATTATTGACAGTACTACCTAATAGATTTGTTGTTTCTGCTTGGTTTGTCACATCAGAAATGGTGGAAATATTGACTGTTCCAGTATTGATTGTGTCTGTTGTGACTGTTGCTGGTAAAAGCTCTGTATAATCGCAACTGTTAAATCCGCAGACTGTTGATTGTGAAATAACAGGTGGAATAAGGATGCCGATCAATAAAATCATCCATGTTTTTCTTGATTTTAGATGCTTATCAAAAAACGTATGACCAGCCGCATTTTGTTTTTCTATATTATCCATTTTATGACTCCGATTTTATTTTTCTATTTATTAAAACCTTATTTTTCTCAACTTATATACATTGTATCATATAAATTTAAAATTTTAAATAAAATTTTTTATTTTTTTAGAAAAAGACGAAAGGGTCAATGATTATTTTGCTTTCAGCTGATGTTGATATTGCCAAGTTAAATAGAGTAGATATATTTGAGCGGATCTTGACAAATTGTCTAGGAATTGCTATATTGTGCATATAGCTTAAAAGCTTTAGATAGTTACCAATAACACGGGCTCACGTGTTGTGTGGTTTTTTTGTTTTGTGAGTGAGGTAAAAATGAGTTTACAAAAATTTCCAATGACATCAAAAGGTTTTGATCGTTTAAGAGAAGAGCTCGATCATTTGAAGAAAGTTGAAAGACCTGCTGTCATTAAAGCTATATCAGAGGCCCGTGATCATGGGGACTTGTCTGAAAATGCTGAGTATCATGCTGCAAGAGAGCGTCAAAGCTTTATTGAAGGGCGTGTGAATGAATTAGAATTTAAAATTTCCTGTGCTGATGTGATTGAAATTGGATCTTTAACAGGCAATCGTGTGGTCTTTGGCGCCACTGTTAAATTGGTTGATGAAGATACAGACGAAGAAATCATTTATCAAATCGTTGGTGAAGAAGAAAGCAGCATTAAAGATGGCTTGCTTTCATGTAATGCACCTATTGCACGTGCCATGATTGGTAAAGAAATTGGCGATACTTTTGAAGTAAGTACGCCTAAAGGAACAAAATATTACGAGATTCTCAAAGTTTCTTTTGAGAATTGATGGCTCTCGTAATAATTTCTAAATCTGTTACCCAAATAATGAGTATGTAGAACGATGATTATCGTTGATGACCTTTACAACTTTATGTGTCAAGGTGTAAAGTTTTGAGAAGTGGTCTTTCAAATTTCAATACTGTTCAGTTAAATTCTCTTGTCACACCCGCAGAAGTGTACAGACCGGAGACATAGGTAACGAATGTGCGGGGACATAGGTAACGAAAATTGATAAACTTTACGGCAAAAATGGGAGATCTAAAATGCCGTGGTTAGCAAAAGGAGTTATCGAAGTGAGAGA from Alphaproteobacteria bacterium encodes the following:
- a CDS encoding EAL domain-containing protein, whose amino-acid sequence is MKPFHHLLLGILLYPLFSISLFEIIGYLQPDLADNLKISLTSSFLFLALFIHSFILFRRRERHFRKKYEKLAIMSRIFVNRFSELDPQKIRKIAEQFETIFDYDVKNDIEIDVEEKLLKEANIIDYLRDRIFTRVKEAILTVNDIPNQNRAGGKTAEAERAQEKIVMIREAVKENRIDMYLQPLVKLPHRKRVSYELFSRLTAADGKLLKPAEYIKICEEHRLVSVLDNYLLFRGIQILKHKKTDPSLSFFVNMSRHTFMDRNFMDQFIEFLAINKSIGERLFFEIAYQDFIETKETLVPLLKKMEQLGFKFALDQVPVEKFDVKSLKELNFQYVKLKITELRAMIKTDPDHQKWHQLKTAIHQNGAKIIAEHVETEEELVDANELGIEFGQGYFFGEPSLNYRRFDKESLQ
- a CDS encoding dicarboxylate/amino acid:cation symporter, which encodes MNLKTTTQDSSQMEEVSKEPIAKEWRILGLNMWQQVLVGLLLGIIVGAIFEQDAEFLKIFGTIFIRLIKMVVSPLIFFALISGITSLTASHHFKGIALKGSAAYILTSVIAVAFGLILANIFQPGVGVPKPVIDTSDMDFTSSTIMTIQDFLFNLIPANIVNAIAEDNYIQIVIFAIFTGVVMNNIHWKTTRVKEINQEMAHVTFKMIEWLVRFAPLAVFGFIASLVGTTGYDVILSLIKLVGLVIAACFFQYLIFGLLMILFARISPLPFYRKMLPTQIMAFSTSSTKATLTTAMRELQEKMGVSPSTSNFMMPLGACVNMVGTAIYLGIASVFFAQMYGIHLTATDYCILMFNCTLGSIGAAGIPSGSIIFMGMVLSSVGIPIEGIAVILGVDRILDMFRTVVNITGDAAITIVVDKSEQQLDLKTYNS
- a CDS encoding DedA family protein translates to MDTLLYLVDSWLNLVDSWSYPGIFLTTMIESTFVPMPAELTMIPAGILAAQGELNYWGVLVSSTAGVVVGSIINYWIGYRFGRTLLEKYGKYVFIKHDFLEKTEAFFAKYGAFSVFIGRLLIGIRHYIGFVAGIARFKFKSFVIYTSIGGLLWMFILLQIGYLSEKTAESSYSAVTNLQIIIVLLTIISVIAYGIKLYMMKD
- the greA gene encoding transcription elongation factor GreA; the protein is MTSKGFDRLREELDHLKKVERPAVIKAISEARDHGDLSENAEYHAARERQSFIEGRVNELEFKISCADVIEIGSLTGNRVVFGATVKLVDEDTDEEIIYQIVGEEESSIKDGLLSCNAPIARAMIGKEIGDTFEVSTPKGTKYYEILKVSFEN